A stretch of Gossypium hirsutum isolate 1008001.06 chromosome A06, Gossypium_hirsutum_v2.1, whole genome shotgun sequence DNA encodes these proteins:
- the LOC107938929 gene encoding sugar transporter ERD6-like 6 isoform X1, which produces MSFRDDAEEGRGDLRKPFLHTGSWYRMGSRMGSSMLGSSQALRDNSISVVACVLIVALGPIQFGFTSGYSSPTQSAIIEDLGLTVSEFSLFGSLSNVGAMVGAIASGQIAEYIGRKGSLMIAAIPNIIGWLAISFARDSSFLYMGRLLEGFGVGIISYTVPVYIAEIAPQNLRGSLGSVNQLSVTLGIMLAYLLGLFVEWRILAVLGILPCTILIPGLFFIPESPRWLAKMGMTEDFETSLQVLRGFDADISIEVNEIKRSVASTTRRTTIRFADLKERRYWFPLMVGIGLLMLQQLCGINGVLFYSSTIFEAAGVKSSNAATFGVGAIQVIATAVTTWLVDKAGRRLLLIVSSFGMTLSLLVVAASFFLKDVVSSDSSVYSIMGILSVVGVVAMVVTFSLGMGAIPWIIMSEILPINIKGLAGSIATLSNWFFAWVVTMTANLLLDWSSGGTFTIYMMVSAFTIVFVTLWVPETKGRTLEEIQWSFR; this is translated from the exons ATGAGTTTTAGGGATGATGCTGAAGAAGGAAGAGGGGATCTAAGGAAGCCATTTCTACATACTGGAAGCTGGTATCGTATGGGTTCTAGGATGGGGTCTAGTATGTTAGGATCCTCTCAAGCTCTTCGTGATAACTCCATCTCTGTTGTAGCTTGCGTTTTGATTGTTGCTTTGGGTCCTATCCAATTTGGTTTCACT TCTGGTTACTCTTCTCCTACACAATCCGCAATCATCGAGGATCTTGGACTAACAGTCTCAGAG TTTTCTCTATTTGGTTCTTTATCAAATGTGGGTGCCATGGTTGGAGCAATAGCCAGTGGTCAGATAGCCGAATATATTGGACGAAAAGGG TCTTTAATGATTGCTGCAATTCCTAATATAATTGGATGGCTTGCTATATCTTTTGCAAGA GATTCATCTTTTCTTTACATGGGAAGGTTGTTGGAAGGTTTCGGTGTTGGAATAATCTCTTACACG GTGCCTGTATATATAGCTGAGATAGCACCTCAGAATTTGAGGGGCAGCTTGGGTTCAGTGAATCAG CTATCTGTCACTCTCGGAATAATGCTGGCCTATCTACTCGGACTTTTTGTTGAGTGGAGGATACTTGCAGTTTTAG GAATACTTCCTTGTACAATTTTGATACCTGGTCTATTTTTCATTCCGGAATCTCCTCGATGGCTG GCAAAAATGGGTATGACAGAAGATTTTGAAACTTCTTTGCAAGTTCTCAGGGGTTTTGATGCTGATATTTCTATTGAAGTGAATGAAATCAAg AGATCTGTTGCATCAACCACTAGAAGAACTACGATTCGGTTTGCAGATCTCAAAGAAAGGAGATATTGGTTTCCACTGATG GTTGGAATTGGATTACTTATGCTGCAACAGCTTTGTGGCATTAATGGTGTTCTATTCTATTCCAGTACAATTTTTGAAGCTGCTG GAGTTAAATCAAGCAATGCAGCCACCTTTGGAGTTGGTGCCATTCAG GTCATTGCTACTGCCGTAACTACATGGTTGGTGGACAAAGCTGGCCGCCGGCTTCTGCTTATA GTCTCCTCTTTTGGAATGACTCTCAGCCTCCTAGTTGTAGCAGCATCATTCTTTCTAAAG GATGTTGTATCTAGTGACTCTAGTGTTTATAGCATTATGGGAATCTTGTCAGTAGTTGGAGTTGTG GCCATGGTTGTTACCTTCTCTCTTGGAATGGGTGCCATTCCTTGGATTATAATGTCAGAG ATTCTTCCAATAAACATCAAGGGTCTAGCTGGAAGCATAGCAACACTTTCCAACTGGTTCTTTGCTTGGGTGGTTACAATGACTGCCAACTTGCTTTTGGATTGGAGCAGTGGAG GAACCTTTACAATTTACATGATGGTGAGTGCTTTCACCATTGTATTTGTGACACTCTGGGTCCCTGAGACAAAGGGGAGAACACTTGAAGAAATCCAATGGTCTTTCAGATGA
- the LOC107938929 gene encoding sugar transporter ERD6-like 6 isoform X2, whose amino-acid sequence MSFRDDAEEGRGDLRKPFLHTGSWYRMGSRMGSSMLGSSQALRDNSISVVACVLIVALGPIQFGFTSGYSSPTQSAIIEDLGLTVSESLMIAAIPNIIGWLAISFARDSSFLYMGRLLEGFGVGIISYTVPVYIAEIAPQNLRGSLGSVNQLSVTLGIMLAYLLGLFVEWRILAVLGILPCTILIPGLFFIPESPRWLAKMGMTEDFETSLQVLRGFDADISIEVNEIKRSVASTTRRTTIRFADLKERRYWFPLMVGIGLLMLQQLCGINGVLFYSSTIFEAAGVKSSNAATFGVGAIQVIATAVTTWLVDKAGRRLLLIVSSFGMTLSLLVVAASFFLKDVVSSDSSVYSIMGILSVVGVVAMVVTFSLGMGAIPWIIMSEILPINIKGLAGSIATLSNWFFAWVVTMTANLLLDWSSGGTFTIYMMVSAFTIVFVTLWVPETKGRTLEEIQWSFR is encoded by the exons ATGAGTTTTAGGGATGATGCTGAAGAAGGAAGAGGGGATCTAAGGAAGCCATTTCTACATACTGGAAGCTGGTATCGTATGGGTTCTAGGATGGGGTCTAGTATGTTAGGATCCTCTCAAGCTCTTCGTGATAACTCCATCTCTGTTGTAGCTTGCGTTTTGATTGTTGCTTTGGGTCCTATCCAATTTGGTTTCACT TCTGGTTACTCTTCTCCTACACAATCCGCAATCATCGAGGATCTTGGACTAACAGTCTCAGAG TCTTTAATGATTGCTGCAATTCCTAATATAATTGGATGGCTTGCTATATCTTTTGCAAGA GATTCATCTTTTCTTTACATGGGAAGGTTGTTGGAAGGTTTCGGTGTTGGAATAATCTCTTACACG GTGCCTGTATATATAGCTGAGATAGCACCTCAGAATTTGAGGGGCAGCTTGGGTTCAGTGAATCAG CTATCTGTCACTCTCGGAATAATGCTGGCCTATCTACTCGGACTTTTTGTTGAGTGGAGGATACTTGCAGTTTTAG GAATACTTCCTTGTACAATTTTGATACCTGGTCTATTTTTCATTCCGGAATCTCCTCGATGGCTG GCAAAAATGGGTATGACAGAAGATTTTGAAACTTCTTTGCAAGTTCTCAGGGGTTTTGATGCTGATATTTCTATTGAAGTGAATGAAATCAAg AGATCTGTTGCATCAACCACTAGAAGAACTACGATTCGGTTTGCAGATCTCAAAGAAAGGAGATATTGGTTTCCACTGATG GTTGGAATTGGATTACTTATGCTGCAACAGCTTTGTGGCATTAATGGTGTTCTATTCTATTCCAGTACAATTTTTGAAGCTGCTG GAGTTAAATCAAGCAATGCAGCCACCTTTGGAGTTGGTGCCATTCAG GTCATTGCTACTGCCGTAACTACATGGTTGGTGGACAAAGCTGGCCGCCGGCTTCTGCTTATA GTCTCCTCTTTTGGAATGACTCTCAGCCTCCTAGTTGTAGCAGCATCATTCTTTCTAAAG GATGTTGTATCTAGTGACTCTAGTGTTTATAGCATTATGGGAATCTTGTCAGTAGTTGGAGTTGTG GCCATGGTTGTTACCTTCTCTCTTGGAATGGGTGCCATTCCTTGGATTATAATGTCAGAG ATTCTTCCAATAAACATCAAGGGTCTAGCTGGAAGCATAGCAACACTTTCCAACTGGTTCTTTGCTTGGGTGGTTACAATGACTGCCAACTTGCTTTTGGATTGGAGCAGTGGAG GAACCTTTACAATTTACATGATGGTGAGTGCTTTCACCATTGTATTTGTGACACTCTGGGTCCCTGAGACAAAGGGGAGAACACTTGAAGAAATCCAATGGTCTTTCAGATGA
- the LOC107938929 gene encoding sugar transporter ERD6-like 6 isoform X3, translating into MSFRDDAEEGRGDLRKPFLHTGSWYRMGSRMGSSMLGSSQALRDNSISVVACVLIVALGPIQFGFTSGYSSPTQSAIIEDLGLTVSEDSSFLYMGRLLEGFGVGIISYTVPVYIAEIAPQNLRGSLGSVNQLSVTLGIMLAYLLGLFVEWRILAVLGILPCTILIPGLFFIPESPRWLAKMGMTEDFETSLQVLRGFDADISIEVNEIKRSVASTTRRTTIRFADLKERRYWFPLMVGIGLLMLQQLCGINGVLFYSSTIFEAAGVKSSNAATFGVGAIQVIATAVTTWLVDKAGRRLLLIVSSFGMTLSLLVVAASFFLKDVVSSDSSVYSIMGILSVVGVVAMVVTFSLGMGAIPWIIMSEILPINIKGLAGSIATLSNWFFAWVVTMTANLLLDWSSGGTFTIYMMVSAFTIVFVTLWVPETKGRTLEEIQWSFR; encoded by the exons ATGAGTTTTAGGGATGATGCTGAAGAAGGAAGAGGGGATCTAAGGAAGCCATTTCTACATACTGGAAGCTGGTATCGTATGGGTTCTAGGATGGGGTCTAGTATGTTAGGATCCTCTCAAGCTCTTCGTGATAACTCCATCTCTGTTGTAGCTTGCGTTTTGATTGTTGCTTTGGGTCCTATCCAATTTGGTTTCACT TCTGGTTACTCTTCTCCTACACAATCCGCAATCATCGAGGATCTTGGACTAACAGTCTCAGAG GATTCATCTTTTCTTTACATGGGAAGGTTGTTGGAAGGTTTCGGTGTTGGAATAATCTCTTACACG GTGCCTGTATATATAGCTGAGATAGCACCTCAGAATTTGAGGGGCAGCTTGGGTTCAGTGAATCAG CTATCTGTCACTCTCGGAATAATGCTGGCCTATCTACTCGGACTTTTTGTTGAGTGGAGGATACTTGCAGTTTTAG GAATACTTCCTTGTACAATTTTGATACCTGGTCTATTTTTCATTCCGGAATCTCCTCGATGGCTG GCAAAAATGGGTATGACAGAAGATTTTGAAACTTCTTTGCAAGTTCTCAGGGGTTTTGATGCTGATATTTCTATTGAAGTGAATGAAATCAAg AGATCTGTTGCATCAACCACTAGAAGAACTACGATTCGGTTTGCAGATCTCAAAGAAAGGAGATATTGGTTTCCACTGATG GTTGGAATTGGATTACTTATGCTGCAACAGCTTTGTGGCATTAATGGTGTTCTATTCTATTCCAGTACAATTTTTGAAGCTGCTG GAGTTAAATCAAGCAATGCAGCCACCTTTGGAGTTGGTGCCATTCAG GTCATTGCTACTGCCGTAACTACATGGTTGGTGGACAAAGCTGGCCGCCGGCTTCTGCTTATA GTCTCCTCTTTTGGAATGACTCTCAGCCTCCTAGTTGTAGCAGCATCATTCTTTCTAAAG GATGTTGTATCTAGTGACTCTAGTGTTTATAGCATTATGGGAATCTTGTCAGTAGTTGGAGTTGTG GCCATGGTTGTTACCTTCTCTCTTGGAATGGGTGCCATTCCTTGGATTATAATGTCAGAG ATTCTTCCAATAAACATCAAGGGTCTAGCTGGAAGCATAGCAACACTTTCCAACTGGTTCTTTGCTTGGGTGGTTACAATGACTGCCAACTTGCTTTTGGATTGGAGCAGTGGAG GAACCTTTACAATTTACATGATGGTGAGTGCTTTCACCATTGTATTTGTGACACTCTGGGTCCCTGAGACAAAGGGGAGAACACTTGAAGAAATCCAATGGTCTTTCAGATGA